One Methanomicrobia archaeon genomic region harbors:
- a CDS encoding transcriptional regulator — MNQLEDQLVMDAHVLVHPMRFRIVELLREKTMHINSISKALGEERRLVSYHLQILETYGFLSSKYEISEQDKSKGKAIRKFWVTDRVDAVLAELREKL, encoded by the coding sequence ATGAATCAACTTGAAGACCAGTTGGTGATGGACGCGCATGTGCTTGTGCATCCGATGCGGTTCAGGATCGTGGAACTCCTCAGGGAAAAAACGATGCATATCAACAGTATCAGTAAGGCGCTGGGCGAAGAGCGGCGGCTCGTCTCTTATCATCTCCAGATTCTGGAGACTTATGGATTCCTGAGCAGTAAATACGAGATCTCGGAGCAGGATAAGTCAAAAGGGAAGGCTATACGGAAATTCTGGGTCACCGACAGAGTGGATGCCGTGCTCGCCGAGCTCAGAGAGAAGCTGTAA
- a CDS encoding ferritin-like domain-containing protein: MEKITDIAEIIRLLNEDFAHEIENTMIYVRNSFVIKPCDPSRVTEDISVDEMRHMWWLADLIVKRGGKPSMEHSELEFGGDDLRSQLERQIALETEAIERYKQHIELIDDAEVVGVLKHILDEEKRHRKEFRMRLAQIDE; the protein is encoded by the coding sequence ATGGAAAAAATTACGGACATTGCTGAGATCATCAGGCTCTTGAATGAGGATTTTGCCCACGAGATAGAGAATACGATGATTTATGTCCGGAACTCGTTCGTCATCAAGCCGTGCGATCCCAGCAGAGTAACTGAGGACATCTCGGTCGATGAGATGCGGCACATGTGGTGGCTGGCGGATCTGATCGTCAAACGAGGCGGGAAGCCGAGTATGGAGCATAGTGAGCTCGAGTTCGGTGGTGACGATCTGAGAAGCCAATTGGAGCGGCAGATCGCGCTGGAGACCGAAGCGATTGAGCGCTATAAACAGCATATAGAGCTCATTGACGATGCGGAAGTGGTCGGTGTCCTGAAGCACATTCTGGATGAAGAGAAACGGCACCGGAAAGAATTCAGGATGCGGCTCGCGCAGATCGATGAGTGA
- a CDS encoding aldehyde dehydrogenase family protein: MHEYNLFIGGEWTDSSTDETFDDINPATLDKLASFQVANSDDVARAVDAAWVAFEHWSETPAPKRAMVLFRAARLLEERKEELAVLMTQEMGKVLSETRGDVQEAIDITLYAAGEGRRMLGETTTSELKDKFCMTVLQPIGVIGVITPWNFPMAIPAWKLMPALVAGNGIVMKPASDTPLLALKLVEILTEAGLPFGVINLVFGPGETVGAALVHHPDIRAISFTGSLATGKWIMGECAQDMKRVSLELGGKNPIIIMDDADLDLALEGVVWGAFGTTGQRCTAASRVIVHESVKDEFTQRLLAMTQALRLGNGLDPKTDVGPVINERQLRKIENYVPIGQDEGATLLTGGNATTPGLPGYFFQPTIFTDVNSEMRIAQEEIFGPVVSLISTSGLDEAIEVANATRYGLSSSIYTRDIASAFRAINEIEAGITYINSSTIGAEVHLSFGGVKGTGNGFREAGTDAIKEFTEVKAVYIDYSGKLQKAQID, translated from the coding sequence ATGCACGAATATAACTTGTTTATCGGTGGGGAATGGACTGATTCATCCACGGATGAGACGTTCGATGATATCAACCCTGCGACACTGGACAAGCTCGCCTCATTTCAGGTTGCGAACAGCGACGATGTGGCTCGTGCAGTAGACGCTGCATGGGTAGCATTTGAGCACTGGAGCGAGACACCGGCACCCAAACGTGCAATGGTGCTCTTTCGGGCCGCGCGGCTACTGGAAGAGCGGAAAGAAGAGCTCGCTGTTCTGATGACGCAGGAGATGGGGAAAGTGCTCTCGGAGACCCGAGGTGACGTCCAGGAAGCCATTGACATCACGTTGTACGCGGCCGGTGAGGGGCGGCGGATGCTGGGCGAGACGACCACCTCGGAATTGAAGGACAAGTTTTGCATGACTGTCCTGCAGCCCATCGGCGTTATCGGTGTGATCACGCCCTGGAACTTCCCCATGGCCATACCGGCCTGGAAACTGATGCCAGCCCTCGTTGCCGGGAATGGGATCGTCATGAAACCGGCGAGTGACACGCCATTGCTAGCCCTCAAGCTGGTAGAGATATTGACAGAAGCAGGCTTGCCTTTCGGGGTGATCAACCTGGTCTTTGGACCCGGTGAGACCGTGGGCGCGGCCCTCGTTCATCACCCTGATATTCGAGCCATCTCCTTTACCGGCAGTCTGGCGACCGGGAAGTGGATCATGGGCGAATGTGCTCAGGACATGAAACGGGTCTCACTGGAATTGGGCGGTAAGAACCCTATTATTATTATGGACGATGCTGATCTTGATCTTGCCCTGGAAGGCGTGGTCTGGGGCGCCTTCGGCACCACGGGACAGCGCTGTACCGCAGCCAGCAGGGTGATCGTGCACGAGTCGGTAAAGGACGAGTTCACCCAGAGACTCCTGGCAATGACACAGGCACTCCGGCTTGGTAACGGCCTTGACCCAAAAACGGATGTCGGTCCGGTGATCAACGAACGCCAGCTCCGAAAGATCGAGAACTATGTACCGATAGGTCAGGACGAAGGTGCAACGCTGCTGACCGGAGGTAACGCTACCACACCAGGTTTGCCAGGCTACTTCTTCCAGCCCACCATCTTTACCGATGTGAACTCCGAGATGCGGATCGCGCAGGAGGAGATATTCGGACCCGTGGTCTCCCTGATCTCCACATCGGGATTAGACGAAGCCATCGAGGTGGCGAACGCTACACGCTACGGCCTCTCATCTTCCATTTACACCCGGGACATCGCCAGTGCGTTCAGGGCGATCAACGAGATCGAAGCCGGTATCACCTACATCAACTCTTCCACCATCGGAGCGGAGGTCCATCTCTCGTTTGGCGGCGTGAAAGGAACGGGCAACGGGTTCCGAGAAGCAGGCACCGACGCCATCAAGGAGTTCACCGAGGTGAAAGCGGTGTACATCGATTACAGCGGTAAGCTCCAGAAGGCGCAGATCGATTGA